One Lagenorhynchus albirostris chromosome 8, mLagAlb1.1, whole genome shotgun sequence genomic region harbors:
- the C8H7orf25 gene encoding UPF0415 protein C7orf25 homolog encodes MSAHSMLCERIAIAKELMKRAESLSRSRKGGIEGSAKLCSKLKAELKFLQKVEAGKVAIKESHLQSTNLTHLRAIVESAENLEDVVSVLHVFGYTDTLGEKQTLVVDVVANGGHTWVKAIGRKAEALHNIWLGRGQYGDKSIVEQAEDFLQASHQQPVQYSNPHIVFAFYNSVSSPMAEKLKEMGVSVRGDIVAVNSLLEPREELQASESESDDDGPELLRVTRVDRENILASVAFPTEIKVDVCTRANLDITTLITYVSALSYGGCRFIFREKVLTEQAEQERKEQVLPQLEAFMKDKELFACESAVKDFQSILDTLGGPGERERAAMLIKRINVVPDQPSERALKLVSSSKINSRSLTIFGTGDTLKAITMTANSGFVRAANNQGVKFSVFIHQPRALTESKEALATPLPRDCTTDNQH; translated from the coding sequence ATGTCTGCACACTCCATGCTTTGTGAGCGGATCGCCATAGCCAAGGAACTGATGAAGAGAGCAGAGTCACTCTCCAGGTCGAGAAAAGGTGGCATCGAAGGTAGTGCCAAGCTGTGCAGCAAACTGAAGGCAGAATTAAAATTCCTGCAGAAGGTAGAAGCTGGGAAAGTAGCCATTAAGGAGTCCCATTTACAGAGCACTAACCTGACACACCTAAGAGCCATCGTGGAATCGGCAGAAAACCTGGAAGATGTGGTCAGCGTTCTCCATGTATTTGGTTACACAGACACCTTGGGCGAAAAGCAGACCCTTGTGGTGGATGTCGTTGCCAATGGTGGTCATACCTGGGTGAAAGCCATCGGCCGGAAGGCTGAAGCTCTGCATAACATTTGGCTGGGCCGGGGCCAGTATGGCGACAAAAGCATCGTTGAGCAGGCTGAAGACTTCCTCCAGGCCAGTCACCAGCAGCCGGTGCAGTACAGCAACCCTCACATCGTCTTCGCATTTTACAACAGTGTCTCCAGCCCCATGGCCGAGAAGCTGAAAGAAATGGGTGTATCTGTGAGGGGAGACATAGTAGCCGTGAACTCTCTGTTAGAGCCCCGTGAAGAGCTCCAGGCCAGCGAGAGCGAATCAGACGATGATGGCCCCGAACTTTTGCGGGTGACCAGAGTAGACCGAGAAAACATCCTAGCCAGTGTCGCGTTTCCAACGGAGATCAAGGTTGACGTGTGCACAAGAGCCAACCTGGACATCACTACTTTAATCACATATGTATCCGCCCTCAGCTATGGAGGCTGCCGCTTTATCTTCAGAGAGAAAGTGCTCACCGAACAAGCAGAGCAAGAGAGGAAAGAGCAGGTTCTGCCACAGCTGGAGGCATTTATGAAGGACAAGGAGTTGTTTGCCTGCGAATCTGCCGTCAAGGACTTTCAGTCTATCCTAGATACCTTAGGAGGACCCGGGGAGAGAGAGCGGGCTGCTATGCTAATTAAGCGAATTAACGTGGTCCCAGACCAGCCTTCTGAGCGTGCCTTGAAACTAGTGTCCAGTTCAAAAATCAACAGCCGCTCTTTAACGATTTTTGGGACAGGAGACACCCTAAAAGCCATCACAATGACTGCCAATAGTGGTTTTGTCAGAGCTGCCAACAACCAGGGTGTTAAGTTCAGTGTGTTTATCCATCAGCCCAGAGCACTCACTGAGAGCAAAGAGGCCCTAGCTACCCCCTTACCAAGAGACTGCACAACTGACAACCAACACTGA